In the Sulfurivermis fontis genome, GCGCAGGGTTATTTCGAGCATCTGGTGCGCGAGGCGGGGCTGGCGCAGAAGATCCAGGTGGATTCCGCCGGGACCCATGCCTATCACGTGGGCAATCCGCCGGATACGCGGGCGCAGCAGACGGCGCGGCGGCGCGGCATCGATCTCAGCGGGCAGCGGGCGCGCAAGGCCCTGCGCGAGGACTTCCACATCTTCGACTATGTGCTGGCGATGGATCGGGACAACTACGCGCTGCTGTCCGAGTTGTGCCCGGAGGGGCAGGAGCACAAGCTGCACCTGTTTCTGGAGTTCGCGCCGCAGCTGGCGGAGCGCGAGGTGCCGGATCCGTACTACGGCGGGCCGGAGGGGTTCGAGCGCGTATTCGATATGATCGAGGCGGCGGCGGCGGGG is a window encoding:
- a CDS encoding low molecular weight protein-tyrosine-phosphatase, with amino-acid sequence MVRVLMVCMGNICRSPMAQGYFEHLVREAGLAQKIQVDSAGTHAYHVGNPPDTRAQQTARRRGIDLSGQRARKALREDFHIFDYVLAMDRDNYALLSELCPEGQEHKLHLFLEFAPQLAEREVPDPYYGGPEGFERVFDMIEAAAAGLLEDIRSRHGI